A region from the Arachis ipaensis cultivar K30076 chromosome B01, Araip1.1, whole genome shotgun sequence genome encodes:
- the LOC107619775 gene encoding uncharacterized protein LOC107619775: protein MSCCIDIILRCCCHTLISMLILFLFMVGSSNGEDINNNPLFEFSSRDEVVQMNGYGEEKLSTVLITGSLNCHQATIPDQDQPHAWPIPGASVAVNCHSNGRKRRGRTAAVAIGVTDEFGDFMVELPSYLHAIPNLEKICRVKINEIPKGSMCGVMNKRQKKKQQLSLTSFGNGIRTYSAGDIRLHHAPFKHSN from the exons ATGAGCTGCTGCATTGATATTATTCTTCGGTGCTGCTGCCACACCCTTATTTCTATGTTGATCCTGTTCCTCTTCATGGTTGGATCATCTAATGGAGAAGATATTAATAACAACCCTTTGTTTGAGTTTTCAAGCAGAGATGAAGTAGTGCAAATGAATGGCTATGGAGAGGAGAAGCTTTCCACTGTCCTCATCACTGGTTCCCTTAATTGTCATCAGGCCACTATTCCAGATCAAGACCAACCTCATGCATGGCCAATACCAG GGGCTTCTGTGGCTGTGAACTGCCACAGCAATGGGAGGAAGCGGAGAGGCAGAACGGCGGCGGTAGCAATAGGCGTGACGGATGAGTTTGGAGATTTCATGGTGGAGCTGCCTTCCTACTTGCACGCAATTCCTAACTTGGAAAAGATATGTAGAGTGAAAATAAATGAGATTCCAAAGGGATCAATGTGTGGTGTGATGAACAAGagacagaagaagaagcagcaactcAGCCTCACTTCCTTTGGGAATGGCATCCGTACCTACTCTGCCGGAGACATTAGGCTCCATCATGCACCATTCAAACACAGCAATTGA
- the LOC107636842 gene encoding SNF1-related protein kinase regulatory subunit beta-2 yields the protein MGNVNVNNHNNNGATHSEEDDEDDEASSSGTLPTPPTELIGQSPPTSPRATHSPFIFAPQAPVVPLQRPDEMHIPSQSWLQSTSGYEDMYSELGIPTMITWSYGGKEVAVEGSWDSWKTRIPLQRSGKDFTIMKVLPSGVYQYRFIVDGRWRYTPDSPWTQDDAGNAYNILDLQDYVPEDIESISSFEPPQSPDSSYSSLHLSSDDYAKEPPLVPPHLQMTLLNVPVTNMETQPPMSRPQHGVLNHLYMQKRKSTPSVVALGTTHRFLAKYVTVVLYKSLQR from the exons ATGGGGAATGTGAATGtcaataatcataataataacgGTGCTACTCATTCAGAAGAAGACGACGAAGACGATGAAGCTTCTTCTTCGGGTACTCTTCCCACACCTCCCACCGAATTGATAGGTCAATCTCCACCTACAAGCCCCAGAGCTACCCATTCTCCCTTCATCTTCGCTCCTCAA GCTCCGGTGGTTCCACTACAGAGACCAGATGAGATGCATATTCCAAGTCAATCCTGGTTGCAATCTACCTCAGGGTATGAAGACATGTACAGTGAACTCGGAATTCCAACAATGATTACCTGGAGTTATGGTGGGAAAGAAGTAGCTGTGGAAGGGTCTTGGGATAGTTGGAAAACAAG AATACCATTGCAGAGGTCAGGGAAAGACTTCACAATAATGAAGGTACTGCCTTCTGGTGTTTACCAATATAGATTTATTGTGGATGGACGGTGGAGGTACACTCCGGACTCGCCATGGACACAAGATGATGCAGGGAATGCTTACAATATCTTAGACTTGCAG GATTATGTTCCTGAGGACATTGAAAGCATCTCTAGTTTTGAACCTCCTCAATCACCAGACTCAAGTTATAGCAGTTTACATCTTAGTTCTGATGATTATGCAAAGGAACCACCATTGGTTCCCCCACACTTGCAAATGACATTGCTAAATGTTCCAGTGACAAATATGGAAACGCAACCTCCTATGTCAAGACCTCAACATGGAGTGCTCAATCATCTTTACATGCAGAAAAGAAAGAGCACTCCTTCAGTGGTTGCGCTTGGCACAACGCATCGGTTTCTTGCCAAGTACGTCACTGTGGTGCTGTACAAGTCTCTGCAGAGGTAA
- the LOC107619767 gene encoding uncharacterized protein LOC107619767: MEHAPDNGGSNGGFDSGTREVRPLDLEVDDKMEERVFFDEMIEELDDTEEFQGMYQDEIEQEAVNSEDLGEQEFQAMFDGNDFSHEVDELYRIEDIENIAMVDFLNMGAHEMECFHFPNIQIAFDFYNHYAKSVGFGARKSKTWKNSKGEYVKQLFVCSRESTKL, encoded by the exons ATGGAGCACGCACCTGATAATGGAGGCAGCAATGGCGGTTTCGACAGTGGCACAAGAGAAGTGCGACCACTA GATCTTGAAGTGGATGATAAAATGGAAGAAAGAGTATTCTTTGATGAGATGATAGAAGAGTTAGATGATACAGAGGAATTTCAAGGAATGTATCAAGATGAAATTGAGCAGGAAGCTGTGAATTCTGAGGATTTAGGGGAGCAAGAATTTCAAGCAATGTTTGATGGGAACGATTTTTCACATGAGGTGGATGAATTATATCGAATAGAAGATATTGAAAATATTGCCATGGTTGATTTTCTGAACATGGGTGCTCATGAGATGGAATGTTTTCATTTTCCTAATATTCAGATAGCATTTGATTTCTATAACCATTATGCGAAATCTGTTGGTTTTGGTGCTAGAAAAAGTAAGACTTGGAAAAATAGCAAAGGAGAATATGTGAAGCAATTGTTTGTGTGCTCTCGTGAATCCACAAAATTGTAG